Proteins encoded in a region of the Botrytis cinerea B05.10 chromosome 11, complete sequence genome:
- the Bcuga2 gene encoding Bcuga2 — translation MSSNKLPFDLKNTSLFHDKSYVNGEWVEAKSGKRFDVLDPGTGEVWATAPDNDASDVDAAVQAAHTAFQSFKKVNPRTRAQWLLKWDSLIRENKEDLAKIVTYETGKPIAESLGEIDYALGFTWWFAGEAERISGTIQTPAAPGRRVFTVKQPVGVAAALVPWNFPIAMILRKAGAAFAAGCCMVAKPSPETPLSVLSLALLAEQAGFPKGVFSVLTTSLDNTPPLSEALCRHPLIKKVTFTGSTRVGKLVAKLCSDGLKKVTLELGGNCPFLIFDDADLNQAADALMALKWRHAGQACITANRVYVQSGVYDSFASLIKEKTSKLKIGHGAKEGTTIGPLTTPRSIDKAENQVEDAKKHGGKVVLGGSKVKDTTGYFFEPTIILGAKKEMLITEEETFAPVLALYSFDTEDEAVDAANNTSMGLASYFFTKNIDRTWRLLENLEAGMIGMNTGNSSAAESPFGGIKESGYGKESGKDVAVNEYLITKTGTMTIDGHY, via the exons ATGAGTTCAAACAAACTTCCATTTGAT CTTAAAAACACATCACTTTTCCACGACAAATCTTATGTCAATGGAGAATGGGTAGAAGCTAAATCTGGCAAACGCTTCGATGTCTTAG ATCCCGGAACTGGTGAAGTATGGGCCACAGCACCCGATAACGATGCATCCGATGTAGATGCAGCCGTTCAAGCCGCCCACACAgcctttcaatctttcaagaaaGTCAATCCCAGGACCCGTGCTCAGTGGCTTTTGAAATGGGATTCTTTGATTAGAGAGAATAAGGAAGATTTGGCGAAGATTGTTACTTATGAGACGGGAAAACCGATTGCGGAGAGCTTGGGAGAGATTGATTATGCGTTGGGTTTCACGTGGTGGTTTGCTGGGGAGGCGGAGAGAATCTCAGGGACGATTCAG ACACCCGCAGCACCGGGTAGGAGAGTCTTCACTGTCAAGCAACCAGTCGGTGTAGCCGCCGCACTGGTCCCATGGAACTTCCCGATTGC AATGATCCTGCGAAAGGCTGGAGCCGCATTTGCGGCAGGTTGCTGTATGGTAGCAAAACCATCACCAGAAACACCACTTTCGGTGTTATCTTTGGCTTTGCTTGCCGAGCAAGCAGGATTTCCAAAAGGTGTATTTAGTGTTTTGACCACGAGTTTGGATAACACACCTCCATTAAGTGAGGCATTGTGCCGTCATCCATTAATTAAGAAGGTTACGTTCACAGGTTCC ACACGAGTTGGTAAACTTGTGGCAAAGTTGTGTTCCGACGGATTAAAGAAAGTTACCTTGGAACTTGGAGGCAATTGCCctttcttgatattcgaTGATGCAGATTTAAACCAAGCTGCTGATG CTCTTATGGCCCTAAAATGGCGTCACGCCGGTCAAGCTTGCATAACTGCCAACCGGGTCTACGTACAATCTGGCGTTTACGATTCCTTTGCTTCTctcatcaaagaaaaaacttCCAAACTTAAGATCGGCCACGGAGCTAAAGAAGGAACTACCATCGGCCCTCTTACCACCCCCCGAAGTATTGACAAAGCAGAAAACCAAGTCGAAGATGCCAAGAAGCATGGTGGAAAAGTCGTACTCGGAGGAAGTAAAGTAAAAGACACTACCGGGTATTTCTTTGAACCGACGATCATCTTGGGTGCAAAGAAGGAGATGTTGATCACAGAAGAGGAAACTTTTGCGCCAGTATTGGCATTGTATTCTTTTGATACGGAGGACGAGGCTGTGGATGCGGCAAACAATACTAGT ATGGGTCTAGCATCTTACTTCTTCACCAAGAACATTGATCGCACTTGGCGACTTCTCGAAAACCTAGAGGCCGGTATGATTGGTATGAATACTG GTAATTCATCAGCAGCCGAATCGCCATTTGGTGGAATCAAAGAATCGGGATATGGAAAGGAATCCGGGAAAGATGTGGCGGTTAATGAATACCTTATCACGAAAACAGGTACAATGACCATTGATGGACATTATTAG